From the Deinococcus sp. Leaf326 genome, the window GTTGTGGGTGTATGGGGCCGCTGATCTTCACGCGTCAGGACAAGGTCTGGGTCACGGAACTCGTTCCCCAGAACGCCATGCAGGTTACCGAGTACCACGTGCCCGTCATGGCGTGCCCGCAGTGTCACCACGCGGTGCGTGGTGACCATCCCGCTGTGAACAGCGATCAGGTCGGTGCGACTGCCCATCGACTCGGCCCTGTCCTGCACGCCACCCTTCAGACCCTCCATCACGAGCTGGGCCTTCCGGTCCGCCGTATCGGTCGGGTCATGGACCTCCTTGGAGGGCTTCAGATCACGCAGAGTGCGATCACGCAAGCCGCACAGCGGCTTGCTGCCGACGGCAGCCCTCTCGCCATCCACGTCGATGCGTTGCAGGCACAGATCCAGCAGGCGCCGTTCGTGCATCACGACGACACGGGCTGGCGGATCAGCGCTCAGAACGCCTGGGTGGGTACGTTCCGCAGTGCCGACACCGTGGTGTTCCGCGCCAACCTGCGGCACACGAACGTGGAAGTCCGGGAAGGCCTGGGGCAGAATTTCGCAGGCGTGCTGGTGAGCGACCGCTTCTCCTCGTACGACAGCCGCTTCTTGCAAGACGTCCGGCAGCAGAAGTGCCTGGCACACCTGATCCGCAATGCGGATGAAGTCGCTGCTGTTCTCCAGCGGCGACCTGGGCGGGGAGAGCTGTATGGGCGACGGGTCGCGCAGGTCTTCCGGGAGGGCATCCAACTGCACCGGGATGTGACGATGGGGAAATGCACGCGAGAGGAGTACGCGCAGCAGGGTGAGTTCCTCACCCTGCGTCTGGATGCGCTGCTCAACCGGGCGCCGCCCAAGTCGCAAGCGAATGAGCGACTTCGACTGGACATCATGAAGCAGCGCGTACTGGATCGGTTGTGGCGGTTCCTGAAAGACCCGGCCGCAGCCTCGCTGGTCCCGGCCGGGACGACGTGGCGCCGGATCAAGGGCAAGGACGGGCAACCCGGCGAGCAGGTCACGGTGCAGGCCGTCCTGGGCATGAAGCGGACGCTGAGCAACGGCGCGGAGTTGCCGGCCTACGTCATCACGCGGGACTTCGAGCAGGTGGTGTGAGTGACCTACAACCGGACGCTGTTGGGGCCACACCCGGACAGCAGCTTTCTGGTCCACACTGGGGTGGTGGCGGTGGTCGGCAGTGAGGAAACCGTGCTGCTCCTTCCTGGGGTGGTCTGGCCGGGGGGAGCGGCGCTACCCGACGAGCTGATGGACTGGTTGCGCCCAGCGCAGACCTTCCTGGGGGCGAAGGATGCGGCGGTGCCGTGGTCGGCTTCGCCGCGGGACATCGAATCGACGACCGCGCTGGTGCAGGTGCAGTGGGTGCGGAGCAAGGCGCTGCTGAGTGAACGGTTCGGGCGCCTCTCGACCCTGGTCGACGTGGAGGGTCTGTCCCAGGCCTCCCTGGCCACGATGCTGGGGGCCAGTCGGGAGAGCCTGAGCTGTGCGCTGAGCCTGCAACGCACGAGGAACCGCCATGCTGCGGACTGAGGGGGCTATGACATCCAGAACACCGATGTACCGGCAGCAGGCCCCAGCGGGTCTGCACACCCATGACGAGTTGAAAGCGATGGGCCTGCGCCCTCGCCCAGGGGAATTGCCCCGGGGGATCCTCAAGGTGCGGAACGGCTGCGACGAGCGGATGACCGGCGTGTTCGGCCTTGATCAGGTGGAACCTATCGTGGCCCAGGCGGTGTCCGCATGACGCCCTTACAGGTCAAGGGTTTCATGGTGGGGTTCTGGGTGTTCCTGCTGAGTGCGGGGATCAGTGCCCTGGCAGATGAGATCGGCGGGGTGCGGGCCGGCCTGCTAACGCTGCTTCTGCTGGCCGGGGCCCAGATGGGCTACGGGGTGCTGTGTCGGCGGGTCGGCAAGTTCTGGGCGAGTGCGGTACTGCGCCTGGGACCGTTGCTGCTGATGCCTGGCATGCTGTTCTCGCAGGGAGCGACGGCAGACGTGCTGGTGGTGGTGTTGGAGGTCTGCAACCTGGTGGCAACACTGGACTGGTCGGATGACGACATCGGAGGCTGGGGCCGGCGCCGCTGGGCGCAGGTCAAGCCGGTGATCAAGCGCTTTTCTAAACCTGTGATGGGAGGTGTAACGCCGCGAGCCTGAGAACACCACTCTTCCCAGGAACCTATATCATCCCTTAATCTAAGGAGGTGAGGCGCTTTGAAACAACAGTGGGTCCTACGCGGTACGCCGCTGTCGAGCTGGACGACGTCGCCTTCATTTATCCACTGACACCACTCGGGGGGAACGAACCTATGGAGTTCACGCCCAGGGCTTGGCTCCGCCACATTTTGCCGGGTCTGAACCTGAATGGTCGGGAAGTGTTCTCCAGCCTCTGGACACCTGAGGTGGGTCTAGATATGGCCGATGAACAGGATGTCCGGTTGGCAATCCACCGGTATGGCTGTCCTGTGCGTGCTGATCTCGCCGTTTAGGCCGCTGCAGGTGCGCCTCCTGCGCAAGTGCCCAGCAGTACGCAATGAGCGACAGGCACGTGGAATAGACGCCAGGAACCAGTCACCAGCGTTCGTCTGATGTCATGAGATGACCACCCCACAGCCTCTGGCATGTCCGCACGCAAGACAAAGTCAAAGCACAGAATGTTCTGGAGAGGATTCAGTTTGCCTGCCTCTTCATCCTGCGGCGCGTCTTTGCCGGACGAGCTATACATCACATCGTTTTCAAAGACACCCAACACTCATTCCAACCCTCTGGTTAGTACTAAATTAGTGATAGACCCTAGGTTATTTATAGAAGACTCATCTTTTTTCTCCCCGTATGCCCACTCAGCGAGGTTCCTCATGACTATCCCTGGTATCCCCCATCACCCTGAGATTGCTCTGGCAAGCACCGGCGTCTACGGAGTCTGCAGCCTCTCTGGTCTCGTTGGCTTCGGCAACGTCAGCTCCTCCCCTAAGAGAGAGTTCTGACCGTGCGCCGCCAACTCTTGAGCCTGCTGCTCCCTGCCCTCCTCCTTGCCGCCTGCGGGCAGAACGCCACCGATCAGAGCGGTGCGCCGGTGACCACCGCGCCCTCCACGCCTGCCAGCCCGCAAGTCCAAGCCGGCTCGCTCTACGAGGTGCAGTTTCGCGGTGTCGGAAGCACCCAGGCCTCTTCCAGTGTCTCGGCAGTCCATGCGGGTCTGGGCGCCCAGGCCCTCAAGGACGTCGACGACAGCAAGCTGACCTTCACACCACTGACGGTGGACACCTTCGCGACCGGCACCACCCGCTACGTCCGGGCGGTATACACGGTCACCAACAACACTGGCGCCCCACTGGACCACCTGACCTTTGTACCGGTCAACACCGACCCCGACCCGAACGCCACCACGCCCGCCAGCACCACCCCGACGGTGGGGGCGACCTACTTCAAGAACCTGACCCGTTTCGACAGTAGCGACACCTCCGCCCGCGCCACTGACCTCACGCCGATCACCGGGATGGTGTACAGCACGGCACAAGGCGCGGTCATCACCGATGCCGACGCTACGCCCTATACGGCGCTGAACACCTCAGTCCTCAATCCAGTGACGCCTGCCGGGCTGGTCATCAATGGCCGTGCGGCCAGCGGCTGGCGCAGCAACGCGCCCATCGCCGCTGGGGCCAGTGCGCGTGTCACCTTCGCAGTCGCCATCGCGAACACCAGCCCGCAGACGGATCCCTTCAACTTCAGCGTGGTGGTGGCCTCCGGGAACGATGTGGTCCCCTTTCCCACCGTTACCGCCGTCCGTCCTGCGCTTGGTCTGGACAGCACCACGGTCACCATCACTGGTACCAACTTCACCTCCGGGACAAGTGTGAAGTTCGGGTCAGTGGCGGCCGGGAGCGTGACGCGGAACAGCTCCACCAGCTTGACCGTCACCAGCCCCTCCAACCTGCCCGCCGGGAAGGTCGACATTGTGGTGACGAACGCGGATGGAAGCAGCGCCACCAGCAGCGCCAGCCTGTTCGATCAGTTGGTTTTCAACGACTATGCGGTCCCTACAGAGAACAGTGGGCTGGCCGGGATTACGGTGGGACCGGACGGGCACCTCTGGTTCACTGAGTCGAACCGCGACAAGATCGGGCGCATCACGACGACTGGAGTCGTCAACCGTGAGTACAGCATCCCGACAGCGAGCAGTGCCAATATCCCCTTGAGCATCATCACCGGCCCGGACAATGCTCTCTGGTTCACGGAGGGAAACTCGAACCAAGTGGGCCGTATCACGACCGCAGGGACGCTCACAGAGTTCACCACTTCGGCAGCGTACTCCGGCACCGTAGGCATCACGGTAGGTCCGGACAACCGGTTGTGGTTCACCGAGCAAGGAAGCACGAATAGCGCCCTCAACCGGATCTCGACCACCGGGACGCTCGGCTCGGACATCACAATAAGTGGTCAGAGTCAGCCGAACTCCATCACCAAGGGGGCCGACGAGAACCTGTGGTCGACGGACACGACGTTCAACGTCATCAGGCGAACCACACCAGCCGGTACGACGACCAGCTTCCCGGTGCCAAGCGCCTTTAGAGATGGTTCCTTGTAC encodes:
- a CDS encoding transposase, whose product is MLDLWLGTLAVTMLGMGSEVTEKDLFEIIRRQPEQIDQLIGENKALKADIARLKKRIEELERRERKYAAPFSREKRTTDPNLPGRRPGEGTFAHKSPPMTEQITGTVEVDTPNTCPRCGCMGPLIFTRQDKVWVTELVPQNAMQVTEYHVPVMACPQCHHAVRGDHPAVNSDQVGATAHRLGPVLHATLQTLHHELGLPVRRIGRVMDLLGGLQITQSAITQAAQRLAADGSPLAIHVDALQAQIQQAPFVHHDDTGWRISAQNAWVGTFRSADTVVFRANLRHTNVEVREGLGQNFAGVLVSDRFSSYDSRFLQDVRQQKCLAHLIRNADEVAAVLQRRPGRGELYGRRVAQVFREGIQLHRDVTMGKCTREEYAQQGEFLTLRLDALLNRAPPKSQANERLRLDIMKQRVLDRLWRFLKDPAAASLVPAGTTWRRIKGKDGQPGEQVTVQAVLGMKRTLSNGAELPAYVITRDFEQVV
- a CDS encoding IPT/TIG domain-containing protein, whose product is MRRQLLSLLLPALLLAACGQNATDQSGAPVTTAPSTPASPQVQAGSLYEVQFRGVGSTQASSSVSAVHAGLGAQALKDVDDSKLTFTPLTVDTFATGTTRYVRAVYTVTNNTGAPLDHLTFVPVNTDPDPNATTPASTTPTVGATYFKNLTRFDSSDTSARATDLTPITGMVYSTAQGAVITDADATPYTALNTSVLNPVTPAGLVINGRAASGWRSNAPIAAGASARVTFAVAIANTSPQTDPFNFSVVVASGNDVVPFPTVTAVRPALGLDSTTVTITGTNFTSGTSVKFGSVAAGSVTRNSSTSLTVTSPSNLPAGKVDIVVTNADGSSATSSASLFDQLVFNDYAVPTENSGLAGITVGPDGHLWFTESNRDKIGRITTTGVVNREYSIPTASSANIPLSIITGPDNALWFTEGNSNQVGRITTAGTLTEFTTSAAYSGTVGITVGPDNRLWFTEQGSTNSALNRISTTGTLGSDITISGQSQPNSITKGADENLWSTDTTFNVIRRTTPAGTTTSFPVPSAFRDGSLYATFGITSNTDGNLWFTEQAANKIGRITPAGVVTEFTVPTPNAGPAEIVSDSDGNLWFTESVAGKIARLTPAGVFSEFAVPTPNSSPQGIVIGPDNNIWFTDSGTNRIGVLRR